In Desulfovibrio sp. 86, the following proteins share a genomic window:
- the flhA gene encoding flagellar biosynthesis protein FlhA: protein MAAASLPKMDYSRFSKNGEIMLAAGVVIILFVMLVPLPTFFLDIMLCVSISIALLVLITTMFMTSPLEFTIFPSLLLVTTLLRLSLNVAATRLILLNGDMGVDAAGSVIRAFGEFVVGGSYVVGAVIFMILFILNKVVITAGTTRIAEVAARFTLDAMPGKQMAIEADLNAGLIDEEQATARRNGLRKEADFYGAMDGACKFVSGDVNAGMFITLVNIVGGIIIGMVQKDMDWNTALTTYSLLTIGDGLVSTIPSIIVSTGTGLLVSRAASEAKMGEEFLAQLTFNSRALRMVSAVLLLFALVPGLPTLPFLVISALIFTVARLTDKNEADDQAREKKEKKAAAGSGTADTPEEVQALLPLDTLELEVGYGLIPLVDEEQSGNLLARIRSIRRQFALDMGVVIPSLHLRDNLQLKPGQYSLLIKGNQVASAEILVDHFLAMDPGNVTTKISGIETREPAFNLPALWIPDSQREEAMLAGYTVVDPATVIATHLTEVFKRHLSDFLDRQAVQGLLDTVAKHSPKAVEDLVPNVLPLGTVQKVLQLLVRENVGIRDMLTIVETLGDFGAGIKNPEILAEYVREKLARSIVRPYLDSQGTLPVLTLAPNAERMVQEGVRQADTGATFLSLNPAAAQRLVQNISAAVENAVSTDGQPVLLVNPIIRPHLAQLVTRFLPSVPVISQAEIPQDIRLQSVGSVAAE, encoded by the coding sequence ATGGCTGCTGCAAGCTTACCGAAGATGGATTACAGCAGGTTTTCCAAGAATGGCGAAATCATGCTGGCCGCTGGCGTGGTCATCATCCTTTTTGTCATGCTGGTGCCCCTGCCCACCTTCTTTCTGGACATCATGCTCTGCGTGAGCATCTCCATAGCCCTGCTGGTGCTCATCACCACCATGTTCATGACCTCCCCGCTGGAGTTCACCATCTTTCCCTCCCTGCTGTTGGTGACGACATTGCTGCGGCTGTCGCTCAACGTGGCCGCCACCCGTCTTATCCTGCTCAACGGCGACATGGGCGTGGACGCGGCGGGCTCGGTCATCCGCGCGTTCGGCGAGTTCGTCGTGGGCGGCAGCTACGTTGTGGGCGCGGTCATATTCATGATCCTGTTCATTCTCAACAAGGTGGTCATCACGGCGGGCACCACGCGCATCGCCGAAGTGGCCGCGCGCTTTACCCTGGACGCCATGCCCGGCAAGCAGATGGCCATCGAGGCCGACCTCAACGCCGGACTCATAGACGAGGAGCAGGCCACGGCACGCCGTAACGGACTGCGCAAGGAAGCCGACTTTTACGGCGCCATGGACGGCGCGTGCAAATTCGTTTCCGGGGACGTGAACGCGGGCATGTTCATTACTCTGGTCAATATCGTCGGCGGCATCATCATTGGCATGGTACAGAAGGATATGGACTGGAACACCGCCCTCACCACCTATTCTCTGCTGACCATCGGCGACGGTCTGGTTTCCACCATTCCGTCCATCATCGTGTCCACGGGCACGGGCCTGCTGGTGTCGCGCGCCGCCTCCGAAGCCAAGATGGGCGAAGAATTTCTGGCGCAGCTCACCTTTAACAGCCGGGCGCTCAGGATGGTCTCGGCCGTGCTGCTGCTTTTCGCCCTTGTGCCCGGCCTGCCCACCCTGCCCTTTCTGGTCATTTCCGCCCTTATTTTCACGGTGGCCCGCCTCACGGACAAAAACGAGGCCGACGACCAGGCCAGAGAAAAGAAAGAAAAGAAGGCCGCAGCCGGTTCCGGCACAGCCGACACCCCCGAAGAAGTGCAGGCCCTCCTGCCCCTGGACACGCTGGAGCTTGAAGTGGGCTACGGCCTCATTCCTCTGGTGGACGAGGAGCAGAGCGGCAACCTGCTCGCGCGCATCCGCTCCATACGGCGGCAGTTCGCCCTGGACATGGGCGTGGTCATCCCCTCGCTGCATTTGCGCGACAACCTGCAACTCAAGCCTGGCCAGTATTCCCTGCTCATCAAGGGCAATCAGGTGGCTTCGGCGGAAATCCTCGTTGACCATTTTCTGGCCATGGACCCCGGCAACGTGACCACCAAGATCAGCGGCATTGAAACCCGCGAACCGGCCTTTAACCTGCCCGCCCTCTGGATACCGGACAGCCAGCGCGAAGAGGCCATGCTGGCCGGCTACACGGTGGTGGACCCGGCCACGGTCATCGCCACCCATCTGACGGAAGTGTTCAAGCGCCATCTGTCCGATTTTCTTGACCGCCAGGCCGTGCAGGGGCTGCTGGACACCGTGGCCAAGCACTCGCCCAAGGCTGTGGAAGACCTCGTGCCCAACGTGCTGCCCCTTGGCACGGTGCAAAAGGTGCTGCAACTTCTGGTGCGCGAAAACGTGGGCATACGCGACATGCTCACCATTGTGGAAACCCTGGGCGACTTTGGCGCGGGCATAAAAAACCCCGAAATACTGGCCGAATATGTACGGGAAAAGCTGGCGCGCTCCATCGTGCGGCCCTATCTGGACAGCCAGGGCACCCTGCCGGTGCTCACCCTGGCCCCCAATGCCGAGCGCATGGTGCAGGAAGGCGTGCGCCAGGCCGATACGGGCGCGACCTTTCTTTCGCTCAACCCGGCGGCGGCCCAGAGGCTTGTGCAGAACATCAGCGCCGCTGTGGAAAATGCCGTCAGTACCGACGGTCAGCCCGTGCTGCTGGTCAATCCCATCATACGCCCGCATTTGGCCCAGCTGGTCACGCGCTTTCTGCCCTCGGTGCCCGTGATTTCACAGGCTGAAATTCCGCAGGACATCCGCCTGCAGTCAGTGGGCAGCGTTGCGGCCGAATAA
- a CDS encoding chemotaxis response regulator CheY produces the protein MPYNPNMRVLVVDDFSTMRRIVRNILRQIGFQNVVEADDGTTAWDVLNREKIDFIVSDWNMPNMTGIDLLRKVRASEQFAHIPFLMVTAEAQQENIIEAVQAKVSNYIVKPFTADTMKQKIDKIFG, from the coding sequence ATGCCTTACAATCCCAACATGCGTGTTCTTGTGGTTGATGACTTTTCCACCATGCGTCGCATTGTACGTAACATCCTGCGCCAAATCGGGTTTCAAAACGTTGTGGAGGCTGACGACGGCACCACAGCCTGGGACGTGCTGAACCGCGAAAAAATAGATTTCATCGTTTCTGACTGGAACATGCCCAACATGACGGGCATCGACCTGCTGCGCAAGGTTCGCGCCAGTGAGCAGTTCGCCCACATCCCCTTTCTCATGGTCACTGCAGAAGCCCAGCAGGAAAACATCATTGAAGCCGTGCAGGCCAAGGTGTCAAACTATATCGTCAAGCCCTTCACCGCTGACACCATGAAGCAGAAGATAGACAAAATCTTTGGCTGA
- a CDS encoding MinD/ParA family protein gives MSGTFPLVFSVTSGKGGVGKTNISVNLAICLAQLGKQVVLIDADLGLANVDVVLGLTPQKNIFHLFHEGASVGDILFPTPYGFSILPASSGMSEMLTLSTGQKLELLDAVDELEDDLDYLIVDTGAGISDNVLYFNMAAQERLVVLTPEPTSLTDAYALIKVLKTNHGVERFRVCVNMAPDQKTAKEMFVRLHQACDHFLSGVSLELVGVIPRDTGVRKAVVQQLPFCVSEPQGPAARAVMDLARNITQWEVPENLDGNIKFFWKKLLFR, from the coding sequence ATGAGCGGCACTTTTCCCCTGGTATTTTCCGTCACTTCCGGCAAAGGCGGCGTGGGCAAGACCAACATTTCGGTCAATCTGGCCATATGCCTTGCGCAACTTGGCAAACAAGTGGTGCTCATTGATGCCGACCTGGGCCTTGCCAACGTTGACGTTGTTCTTGGTCTGACCCCGCAGAAAAATATTTTCCACCTGTTCCATGAAGGGGCCAGCGTGGGGGACATTCTCTTTCCCACACCCTATGGCTTCTCCATTTTGCCCGCTTCTTCCGGCATGAGCGAAATGCTCACCCTTTCCACCGGGCAAAAACTGGAACTGTTGGACGCCGTGGACGAACTTGAGGATGATCTTGACTACCTCATCGTGGATACCGGCGCAGGCATCAGCGACAATGTGCTGTATTTCAACATGGCCGCCCAGGAACGCCTGGTGGTGCTCACCCCGGAACCCACATCCCTGACAGACGCCTACGCCCTTATCAAGGTGCTCAAGACCAATCACGGCGTGGAGCGCTTCAGGGTTTGCGTGAACATGGCCCCGGATCAGAAAACCGCCAAGGAAATGTTCGTGCGTCTGCATCAGGCCTGCGATCACTTTTTGAGTGGCGTTTCACTGGAGCTTGTGGGCGTGATTCCGCGTGATACGGGCGTGCGCAAGGCCGTGGTGCAGCAGCTGCCTTTCTGCGTGAGCGAACCGCAGGGCCCGGCGGCACGCGCTGTCATGGATCTGGCGCGCAACATCACGCAATGGGAAGTGCCGGAAAATCTTGACGGCAACATCAAGTTCTTCTGGAAAAAGCTGCTGTTCCGCTAG
- a CDS encoding HlyD family secretion protein produces MPISLSPQAARLLSAPVRTRKRLVMLCGLILAAAAIAFLVHRQRYISENDARVMADMITISSRVDGWVAQRDVTDGDVVTEGRQLVVIDQREALMQVEELKASDEALRLESEQVKTRLETSRNATESAVAAGRAHRDNAAAALRSSQAALDLARKDHTRSENLIAENAIARRVWDQSRTVLQQAEGKHRQALAELAEAQANLDQALAHRNDPHELEARLEQLTQQRAEVQARIRQKEVALDDRVVRSPINGVVDQKFVEPGEYVIPGQRLVMVHNPKAVWVEVLLKETKLGGLKPGQPVSISVDAYPGRPFSGSIERIGTAATSQFALIPSPNPSGNFTKINQRVPVRIKVDQPDDNPLRPGMMVEVDIDLAGI; encoded by the coding sequence ATGCCCATTTCCCTTTCGCCTCAGGCAGCGCGCCTGCTGTCCGCCCCGGTACGCACCAGAAAACGTCTTGTCATGCTTTGCGGGCTGATTCTGGCCGCTGCCGCCATCGCGTTTCTTGTGCACCGACAACGCTATATTTCAGAAAATGACGCACGAGTCATGGCCGACATGATCACCATCAGCAGCCGTGTGGACGGCTGGGTGGCCCAGAGGGACGTCACCGACGGCGACGTCGTGACCGAGGGCCGTCAGCTTGTTGTCATAGACCAGCGTGAAGCCCTCATGCAGGTGGAAGAGCTCAAGGCCAGCGACGAGGCCCTGCGGCTGGAGTCCGAGCAGGTGAAGACCCGGCTGGAAACAAGCCGCAATGCCACTGAAAGCGCGGTGGCCGCAGGCCGGGCGCACCGCGACAATGCGGCGGCGGCCCTGCGTTCCAGTCAGGCCGCTCTGGACCTGGCCCGCAAGGATCACACGCGCAGTGAAAATCTTATTGCCGAAAACGCCATTGCCCGCCGGGTGTGGGACCAGAGCCGCACGGTTTTGCAACAGGCCGAGGGAAAGCACCGTCAGGCCCTAGCCGAGCTTGCCGAGGCCCAGGCCAATCTTGATCAGGCCCTTGCCCACCGCAACGACCCGCACGAGCTTGAAGCCCGGCTGGAGCAGCTTACACAGCAAAGGGCCGAAGTGCAGGCCAGGATCAGGCAAAAAGAGGTGGCGCTGGACGACCGTGTGGTGCGCAGCCCCATCAACGGGGTGGTGGACCAGAAATTTGTGGAGCCTGGGGAGTACGTCATTCCCGGTCAGCGCCTGGTGATGGTGCACAATCCCAAGGCTGTGTGGGTGGAGGTTCTGCTCAAGGAGACCAAGCTGGGCGGCCTCAAGCCCGGCCAGCCCGTGAGCATCAGCGTGGATGCCTACCCCGGCCGTCCTTTCAGCGGCAGCATTGAGCGCATCGGCACAGCGGCCACCAGCCAGTTTGCCCTTATCCCCAGCCCCAATCCTTCGGGGAACTTTACCAAGATCAACCAGCGGGTGCCCGTGCGCATCAAGGTGGACCAGCCGGACGACAATCCCCTGCGTCCCGGCATGATGGTGGAGGTGGACATTGACCTCGCCGGAATTTGA
- a CDS encoding FliA/WhiG family RNA polymerase sigma factor: protein MKASTAQAHMPCPWEALETGATAWENFSPAEQESVVRHYAPKIRFLALRLKAKLPRSVELGELISSGTLGLMEALGKFRPQLGIRFETYAESRIRGAMLDELRRLDWFPRSLRQRVRVLDEAMRKVEHEHGRQATEQELQEITGLTLRDVRQGLEALQNQLWLSLDSIQDTLAGDGQEPGGEPYRNTAFRELVERVAPLIERLTPREKLVLSLYYTDELNMRETAEVMGITEGRVSQLHSQALSRLRKEFISLYGEGADIS, encoded by the coding sequence ATGAAAGCCAGCACCGCCCAAGCGCACATGCCCTGCCCCTGGGAAGCGCTAGAAACCGGGGCCACAGCCTGGGAAAACTTTTCTCCGGCCGAGCAGGAATCCGTGGTGCGCCACTATGCGCCCAAGATACGCTTTCTGGCACTGCGCCTTAAGGCCAAACTGCCCCGCAGCGTAGAACTTGGAGAGCTCATCAGTTCCGGCACGTTAGGCCTTATGGAGGCCCTGGGCAAGTTTCGCCCGCAGCTCGGCATTCGGTTTGAAACCTACGCCGAAAGCCGCATCCGCGGCGCCATGCTGGACGAGCTGCGCAGGCTGGACTGGTTCCCGCGCTCACTGCGGCAACGGGTGCGCGTGCTGGACGAGGCCATGCGCAAGGTCGAGCACGAGCACGGCCGCCAGGCTACTGAACAAGAACTGCAAGAGATTACTGGACTTACGTTGCGGGACGTGCGCCAGGGCCTTGAAGCCCTGCAAAACCAGCTTTGGCTGTCATTGGACTCCATTCAGGATACGCTTGCAGGTGATGGACAGGAACCCGGCGGCGAACCCTACCGCAACACGGCCTTTCGTGAACTTGTGGAGCGGGTTGCTCCGCTTATAGAGCGCTTGACGCCAAGGGAAAAGCTGGTACTGTCGCTCTACTATACTGATGAGCTGAATATGCGTGAAACTGCTGAAGTCATGGGCATCACAGAAGGCCGCGTTTCACAATTGCACTCACAGGCATTGAGCCGTCTGCGTAAAGAGTTCATCAGCCTTTATGGTGAGGGCGCTGACATATCATAA
- a CDS encoding flagellar basal body-associated FliL family protein: protein MANKTDVKEAPARDEMQVSQGSDPAVRKVDLDLDDAPFLKEEGADTPAVAEAKNLPAEQLPPPASKKNIKLFIIAGAAVLLLILGAAVWWFFLRTPPVPPVEIKPEVIVVPSSQTPAAPRDYVKELAPFVVPRNVNGATRFLVCKFSTISKSSTVGAELDHKMIALRDALYFYLSSKSNDYLLNPSNAVTIKKDLTGILNDYLAQGRIDDVLFESYLNE, encoded by the coding sequence GTGGCAAACAAGACTGACGTCAAAGAAGCTCCCGCCAGGGATGAGATGCAGGTTTCGCAGGGGTCGGATCCGGCCGTGCGCAAGGTTGACCTGGATCTTGACGATGCCCCTTTTCTGAAAGAAGAGGGGGCCGATACTCCGGCTGTGGCAGAGGCAAAAAACCTCCCTGCCGAGCAATTGCCGCCTCCTGCCTCCAAAAAAAACATAAAGCTCTTCATCATCGCCGGCGCTGCGGTTTTGCTGCTCATTCTGGGCGCGGCCGTCTGGTGGTTTTTTCTGCGTACGCCGCCTGTTCCCCCCGTTGAAATCAAGCCCGAAGTCATTGTCGTGCCCTCAAGCCAGACGCCCGCCGCGCCAAGGGACTATGTGAAAGAACTGGCCCCCTTTGTCGTGCCAAGAAACGTCAACGGCGCCACGCGCTTTCTGGTCTGCAAGTTTTCAACCATCAGCAAAAGTTCCACCGTCGGCGCGGAGCTGGATCACAAGATGATCGCCCTGCGCGACGCCCTGTATTTCTACCTGAGCAGCAAGAGCAACGACTACTTGCTTAACCCGTCCAATGCTGTCACCATCAAGAAGGATCTGACCGGCATCCTCAACGACTATCTTGCACAGGGCCGCATTGATGACGTGCTTTTTGAAAGCTATTTGAACGAATAG
- the flhB gene encoding flagellar biosynthesis protein FlhB codes for MFGTQKDPSKTEKATPKRINKQRAEGNVPKSQELGKAVSLLGGMSILYAWIGPMSEEIKNIFRHFLSHAWEFDPNPENVYSLTLDLMVEICKITMPILLTLAFLSMLAQRLQVGKLWTTKIFKPKMQRFNIFKGIKQMLFSPQTVLRTVKSLMFSIILSVIPAWIIYKEYENFLPMYYSTTEGVAIYMLKMAFKLASYALIPILIIAAFDVWQSRYAYKENMKMTKDEVKDEQKQADGDPKVKSQQRKKMMEAMSRRMLQDVPKADVVITNPTHIAVALRYNTAEAPAPVVVAMGADHLAEKIKQVARENKVPIRENVPLARALYKSAEVGDMIPEELYKAVATVLAAIWKLKPRVHNS; via the coding sequence ATGTTCGGCACGCAGAAAGACCCCAGCAAAACAGAAAAAGCCACCCCAAAGCGCATCAACAAGCAACGCGCCGAGGGCAATGTTCCCAAATCGCAGGAACTTGGCAAAGCCGTGAGCCTGCTTGGCGGCATGTCCATTCTTTACGCATGGATAGGCCCCATGAGCGAAGAAATAAAAAACATCTTCCGCCATTTCTTGAGCCACGCCTGGGAGTTCGACCCCAACCCCGAAAATGTCTACAGCCTGACGCTGGATCTCATGGTGGAGATATGCAAGATAACCATGCCCATCCTGCTCACGCTGGCCTTTCTGAGCATGCTGGCCCAGCGCCTTCAGGTGGGCAAGCTGTGGACCACCAAGATTTTCAAGCCCAAGATGCAGCGCTTCAATATCTTCAAGGGCATCAAGCAGATGCTGTTTTCGCCCCAAACGGTATTGCGCACCGTAAAAAGCCTGATGTTTTCCATTATCCTGTCCGTCATACCCGCCTGGATCATCTACAAGGAATATGAAAATTTTCTTCCCATGTATTATTCCACCACCGAAGGCGTGGCCATATACATGCTGAAGATGGCCTTCAAGCTGGCGAGCTATGCCCTCATCCCCATCCTTATCATTGCCGCTTTTGACGTGTGGCAGTCCCGCTACGCCTACAAAGAGAACATGAAGATGACCAAGGACGAGGTAAAGGACGAACAGAAGCAGGCGGACGGCGACCCCAAGGTCAAGAGCCAGCAACGCAAAAAAATGATGGAAGCCATGAGCAGACGCATGTTGCAGGACGTGCCCAAGGCCGACGTCGTCATCACCAACCCCACGCACATAGCCGTGGCCCTGCGGTACAATACCGCAGAGGCTCCGGCCCCGGTGGTCGTGGCCATGGGCGCGGATCACCTGGCCGAAAAAATCAAGCAGGTCGCCCGCGAAAACAAGGTGCCCATCCGCGAAAATGTGCCTCTGGCACGGGCTTTGTATAAATCAGCCGAAGTGGGCGACATGATCCCCGAGGAGCTGTACAAGGCTGTGGCCACAGTATTGGCCGCCATCTGGAAGCTCAAGCCAAGAGTGCATAATTCATAG
- a CDS encoding flagellar biosynthesis protein FlhF, whose product MQVKTFTGATSQEILARIKAEMGPDAVILGNRTYRKNGAVCHEITAGMERPQTDNSAPAGGVPGGWGEWHKEWQQIKNQLFALMKPAIQLERLTPRQRIALEYLQREGISDAVAVDLYQRLISQPGASVLECLCGMVPVKGWGPAGWDQRLHLMAGPFGFGKTTSALRFALHWRKARPEARIAFINADCLRGSGRLILRHWAELSNFSYLEAPDKAGMEAALRATAEADLIFVDVPGLDRSTTLAQWREEMGLADVAAATHLTLSPYCDAMQTQAFLKRYKSDGPGSLVWTKLDEAVSFGSIVNVAWAAGLPVSALSYGAELKESLSPATEPLVWRLIFKRQLPGQAA is encoded by the coding sequence ATGCAGGTAAAGACGTTCACTGGAGCCACATCGCAGGAGATTCTGGCAAGAATCAAGGCTGAAATGGGGCCCGACGCCGTAATCCTGGGCAACCGCACCTACCGCAAAAACGGTGCTGTCTGTCACGAGATCACTGCGGGCATGGAGCGCCCCCAGACAGACAATAGCGCGCCTGCTGGTGGAGTTCCCGGTGGATGGGGGGAATGGCACAAGGAATGGCAGCAGATCAAAAACCAGCTTTTTGCTCTCATGAAACCCGCCATTCAGCTTGAGCGTCTTACGCCCCGTCAGCGTATCGCCCTCGAGTATTTGCAGCGCGAAGGCATTTCCGACGCTGTGGCCGTGGATCTCTATCAGCGCCTCATCTCCCAGCCCGGAGCGTCCGTGCTGGAGTGCCTGTGCGGCATGGTTCCCGTCAAAGGCTGGGGCCCGGCGGGCTGGGATCAACGCCTGCACCTTATGGCAGGGCCCTTTGGCTTTGGCAAAACCACCTCGGCCCTGCGCTTTGCCCTGCATTGGCGCAAGGCCCGGCCAGAAGCGCGCATTGCCTTTATCAACGCGGACTGCCTGCGCGGCAGCGGGCGGCTCATCCTGCGCCACTGGGCCGAACTTTCCAATTTCAGCTATCTTGAAGCCCCCGACAAGGCCGGAATGGAAGCCGCCCTGCGCGCCACCGCCGAAGCGGATCTGATTTTTGTGGACGTGCCGGGGCTTGACCGGTCCACCACACTCGCGCAGTGGCGGGAGGAGATGGGCCTGGCCGATGTTGCGGCCGCCACCCATTTGACGCTTTCCCCCTACTGCGACGCCATGCAGACCCAGGCTTTTCTGAAGCGTTACAAGAGCGACGGGCCGGGGTCACTGGTATGGACAAAGCTGGACGAAGCTGTGAGCTTTGGTAGTATAGTCAACGTCGCGTGGGCCGCAGGTTTGCCCGTATCGGCACTCTCATACGGCGCAGAACTCAAAGAAAGCCTTTCTCCAGCCACCGAACCGCTGGTCTGGCGACTGATTTTCAAAAGGCAACTTCCCGGCCAGGCGGCCTAG
- a CDS encoding DHA2 family efflux MFS transporter permease subunit: MTSPEFDALSQRYGAAYKWWATAAVMMGCIATVLSSTIVNVAMPDIMGEFGMGQDQVQWLSTAFLAAMTASMLTTDWMLRAFGLRQAYLAAMAAFLAASLVGAASPGVEVLVLSRTIQGAAAGLVQPLAMVMVFSVFGEENRGMAMGIFGLGVVLAPALGPTVGGLLIDNYSWRYVFLLGPPFCLVSMALAATFLPGRDSAVERGAFDLSGFILLCVGIGALLAGISSGQREGWDSDYVLGAFFSSICAWVGFVIRERTCPKPLLHLGVYANLRFLAASVVAFILGMGLFGSTYLIPLFVQTVQGYSPTESGLLLMPGGLVLGVVMPLAGRFADRLPAYALIMVGLAIFGWSSLCMAEAGTSTYFWDFVGWIAMGRVGLGLIMPSLNSGALRLLDAKHMAQGAGAINFSRQLGGALGVSLLSVYLERQTEVYAQAFSALQNGTHAASDALDLIASLFLRGGQLDNVAQALRPPQAYSFLADMLAAQARAMGFRESFFLVGLAFFAAVVPAWFMRSARHG; this comes from the coding sequence TTGACCTCGCCGGAATTTGACGCCCTTAGCCAGCGCTATGGCGCTGCGTACAAATGGTGGGCCACGGCGGCGGTGATGATGGGCTGCATAGCCACGGTGCTGTCTTCCACCATCGTCAACGTGGCCATGCCCGACATTATGGGCGAATTCGGCATGGGGCAGGATCAGGTGCAGTGGCTGTCCACGGCCTTTCTGGCCGCCATGACGGCGTCCATGCTGACGACGGACTGGATGCTGCGCGCTTTTGGCCTGCGTCAGGCGTATCTTGCGGCAATGGCGGCCTTTCTGGCGGCGTCGCTGGTGGGGGCCGCAAGCCCCGGCGTGGAGGTTCTTGTGCTGTCCCGCACCATTCAGGGGGCCGCCGCCGGGCTGGTGCAGCCGCTGGCCATGGTCATGGTTTTTTCCGTCTTTGGCGAGGAAAACAGGGGCATGGCCATGGGCATCTTCGGCCTGGGCGTGGTGCTGGCTCCTGCGCTTGGCCCCACGGTGGGCGGCCTGCTCATCGACAATTATTCCTGGCGGTATGTCTTTTTGCTGGGGCCGCCGTTCTGCCTTGTGAGCATGGCTCTGGCCGCGACCTTTCTGCCGGGCCGCGACAGCGCTGTGGAGCGCGGCGCGTTTGACCTCAGCGGCTTCATTTTGCTGTGCGTGGGCATTGGCGCGCTGCTCGCAGGCATTTCCAGCGGGCAGCGGGAAGGCTGGGACTCGGACTACGTGCTGGGGGCTTTTTTTTCAAGCATCTGCGCCTGGGTGGGCTTCGTCATCCGCGAGCGCACCTGTCCGAAGCCCCTGCTGCATCTCGGCGTTTACGCGAACCTCCGCTTTCTCGCCGCGTCGGTGGTGGCCTTTATTCTGGGCATGGGGCTCTTCGGCTCCACCTACCTCATCCCGCTTTTTGTACAGACCGTTCAGGGGTACAGCCCTACGGAATCCGGCCTGCTGCTCATGCCGGGCGGGCTGGTGCTCGGCGTGGTCATGCCCCTGGCGGGACGCTTTGCCGACCGTCTGCCGGCGTACGCCCTCATCATGGTAGGGCTCGCCATATTCGGCTGGTCCAGCCTGTGCATGGCCGAAGCCGGAACCTCCACCTATTTCTGGGATTTTGTGGGCTGGATCGCCATGGGCCGCGTCGGGCTTGGCCTGATCATGCCCTCGCTGAACAGCGGGGCGCTGCGGCTGCTTGACGCCAAACATATGGCGCAGGGGGCCGGGGCCATCAATTTCAGCCGTCAGCTGGGCGGGGCGCTGGGCGTGAGCCTGCTTTCCGTATATCTGGAACGCCAGACGGAAGTTTACGCGCAGGCCTTCAGCGCGTTGCAAAATGGCACCCATGCGGCATCGGATGCCCTGGATCTGATTGCATCCCTGTTTCTCAGGGGAGGGCAACTGGACAACGTGGCGCAAGCCTTGCGGCCGCCGCAGGCATACAGTTTTCTGGCGGATATGCTGGCCGCGCAGGCAAGGGCCATGGGCTTCAGGGAGAGTTTTTTTCTGGTGGGTCTGGCCTTTTTCGCGGCAGTGGTTCCGGCCTGGTTCATGCGCTCTGCCAGACATGGCTAA
- a CDS encoding Crp/Fnr family transcriptional regulator: protein MSFAELVNQNECWKNVSSEEPRLYPKGSTFPDDYMYILVSGRLRLTALSANGGEKIIWYLGEGCCFNEKILFFSGNDNMPLSLNTADFQYEAVENCYVQRFSMEELQRIGEARPDLLLNLCQSYSVKVALLAQQVVSLSVESHLTRVCKFLAERIIPGSNPLRAKRDMPLFEMADLLGMHRITLYKAMREAQSRGLLSFDKNSDEIVILQPKTFFYEAHGQVPNVKY from the coding sequence ATGTCTTTTGCCGAATTGGTGAACCAAAATGAATGCTGGAAGAATGTTTCCAGCGAGGAACCTCGACTGTACCCCAAGGGCAGTACCTTCCCAGACGACTATATGTACATTCTTGTCAGCGGCAGGCTGCGCCTGACGGCGCTCTCCGCCAATGGCGGAGAAAAGATCATATGGTATCTTGGCGAGGGGTGCTGCTTTAATGAAAAAATTCTGTTTTTCAGTGGCAACGACAATATGCCATTGTCGCTGAATACCGCCGACTTTCAGTACGAGGCTGTGGAAAACTGCTATGTGCAGCGGTTTTCCATGGAAGAGTTGCAGCGTATTGGCGAGGCGCGGCCCGACCTTTTGCTCAATCTTTGCCAGAGCTACAGCGTCAAGGTGGCGCTTCTGGCGCAGCAGGTGGTTTCATTGAGCGTTGAGTCGCACCTTACGCGAGTGTGCAAATTTCTGGCCGAGCGGATCATACCCGGCTCCAACCCCTTGCGGGCCAAACGTGATATGCCGCTTTTCGAAATGGCGGATTTGCTCGGCATGCACCGCATCACGCTGTACAAGGCCATGCGCGAGGCCCAGTCTCGCGGGCTGTTGAGTTTTGACAAAAACAGCGATGAGATAGTTATTCTTCAGCCGAAAACGTTTTTTTATGAAGCGCACGGGCAGGTGCCGAACGTCAAATACTGA